The following are encoded in a window of Haloarcula halophila genomic DNA:
- a CDS encoding DUF790 family protein — MLTKELLRVSRAGGGYHPQFVDAGVDDLAARVLGVYQGHVGERRAALDAALTDLERDADDFKLVRGFAKLLERDATFETQSPVEPRRVRRRVFEAAESVGVVDDSERQTALERAGDHFGVAPSVLEDALYADRDSRQVMAAFDPRWSPSELRTQYNLSLAQTALFDATEVRVRSSEPATLVSAVKRLQLLYEIVSTPSGREVVVTGPDALFSNTRRYGTRFARLLRTVAATAEWELTATIDDRGTERELHLSAADVTVPGVEPVSEVTYDSGVEADFAARFEALELDWELIREPEPLEAGEHVVVPDFAFDWRPGHEGGVRKTAPDESAFRVYFEIMGFWTPEYVRKKLSRLAALEDVELLVAVDDSLGVGDAIDAQAHRAIPYSGSVRVKDVRDALRPFEAELVAESADSLPDSLEPDADVVSLAALADERGVSEDAIEDKSFPAHELVGRTLVRPAVLDRVDERIEAGQTLAEVQAILDDHGIDDDSAVLSRLGYRVEWDGLSGGTVRERETD; from the coding sequence GCTGGCGGTGGCTACCACCCGCAGTTCGTCGACGCGGGGGTCGACGACCTGGCTGCACGTGTTCTCGGGGTGTATCAGGGTCACGTCGGCGAGAGGCGGGCGGCCCTCGACGCGGCGCTCACCGACCTGGAGCGGGACGCCGACGACTTCAAACTGGTTCGCGGGTTCGCGAAGCTACTGGAGCGGGACGCGACCTTCGAGACGCAGTCGCCGGTCGAACCGCGGCGGGTCCGCCGCCGTGTCTTCGAGGCCGCCGAATCCGTCGGGGTCGTCGACGACTCGGAGCGACAGACCGCCCTGGAGAGGGCCGGCGACCACTTCGGCGTCGCCCCGTCGGTCCTCGAAGACGCCCTCTATGCCGACCGTGACAGTCGGCAGGTCATGGCGGCGTTCGATCCCCGGTGGAGTCCGTCGGAACTACGGACGCAGTACAACCTCTCGCTGGCCCAGACGGCGCTGTTCGACGCCACGGAGGTCCGGGTCCGCTCCTCGGAGCCGGCGACGCTCGTCTCGGCGGTCAAACGGCTCCAGTTGCTGTACGAGATCGTCTCGACGCCGTCCGGCCGTGAGGTCGTCGTCACCGGCCCCGACGCGCTGTTCTCGAACACGCGACGCTACGGGACGCGGTTCGCCCGGCTCCTCCGGACGGTCGCAGCGACCGCGGAGTGGGAACTGACGGCGACTATCGACGACCGCGGGACCGAGCGGGAGCTCCACCTCTCGGCGGCCGACGTGACCGTTCCCGGGGTCGAGCCGGTCAGCGAGGTGACCTACGACAGCGGTGTCGAGGCCGACTTCGCGGCCCGGTTCGAGGCGCTGGAGCTGGACTGGGAACTGATCCGCGAGCCGGAGCCACTGGAGGCCGGCGAACACGTCGTCGTCCCCGACTTCGCGTTCGACTGGCGACCCGGCCACGAGGGCGGCGTCCGGAAGACGGCACCCGACGAGTCGGCGTTTCGTGTCTACTTCGAGATCATGGGGTTCTGGACGCCTGAGTACGTCCGGAAGAAGCTGTCGCGCCTCGCCGCGCTCGAAGACGTCGAACTGCTCGTGGCGGTCGACGACTCGCTGGGGGTCGGCGACGCCATCGACGCACAGGCCCACCGTGCGATCCCTTACAGCGGGAGCGTCCGCGTGAAAGACGTCAGGGATGCCCTCCGGCCGTTCGAGGCGGAGTTGGTCGCCGAGAGCGCCGACTCACTCCCGGACTCGCTGGAACCCGACGCGGACGTGGTCTCGCTCGCTGCCCTGGCGGACGAACGCGGTGTCAGCGAGGACGCTATCGAGGACAAATCGTTCCCGGCCCACGAACTAGTCGGCCGGACGCTCGTCCGGCCGGCCGTCCTGGACAGAGTCGACGAGCGGATCGAGGCCGGGCAGACCCTCGCCGAGGTCCAGGCGATACTGGACGACCACGG